One region of Manis pentadactyla isolate mManPen7 chromosome 9, mManPen7.hap1, whole genome shotgun sequence genomic DNA includes:
- the LOC118912185 gene encoding olfactory receptor 52D1-like has translation MKRKLKYSMIVMSAYNKTDVYPSTFILIGIPGLEAAHIWVSIPFCVVYLLALLGNCSLLFIIKTDSSLQEPMYLFLCMLAVADLIVCTTAVPKLLSLFWFHDGEIRFEACLTQVFLIHSCSSMESGFFLAMAFDRYVAVCKPLRHSAILTHTVIGGMGLAIVFRGMALLSPHPFLLRWLPYCRTNIISHTYCEFMALIKIACADTRIRRAYSLIVAFLTGGVDFILIICSYVLILHTVFHLPSKDARLKTLGTCGSHICVILVSYTPAFFSFFTHRFGHHVAPHIHIFVANIYLLIPPMVNPIIYGVRTKKIRNRFLKFFRFSKPLN, from the coding sequence ATGAAGAGAAAGTTAAAATATTCGATGATTGTTATGTCAGCATACAATAAGACTGATGTCTATCCATCAACCTTCATTCTCATTGGCATTCCTGGACTGGAGGCTGCGCATATCTGGGTCTCCATCCCCTTCTGTGTGGTCTACCTTTTGGCCCTACTGGGAAACTGCTCTCTTCTGTTTATCATCAAGACAGACTCCAGCCTCCAAGAGCCAATGTACCTCTTCCTCTGCATGCTGGCTGTGGCTGACCTTATTGTGTGTACTACAGCTGTGCCCAAACTTCTCAGCCTCTTCTGGTTCCATGATGGAGAGATCCGCTTCGAAGCCTGCCTCACCCAAGTGTTCCTGATTCACTCTTGCTCCTCCATGGAGTCTGGCTTCTTCCTAGCCATGGCTTTTGACCGCTATGTAGCTGTTTGTAAACCATTGAGACACTCAGCTATTCTGACACATACTGTAATTGGGGGGATGGGCCTGGCTATCGTATTCCGGGGCATGGCACTGCTTAGTCCTCACCCCTTCCTGCTCCGCTGGCTCCCCTACTGCAGAACCAATATCATTTCCCACACCTACTGTGAGTTCATGGCCCTCATCAAGATTGCCTGTGCTGATACAAGGATCCGCAGAGCCTACAGCCTCATTGTTGCCTTCCTTACAGGAGGGGTAGACTTCATATTGATCATCTGTTCTTATGTCCTCATACTCCACACTGTCTTCCATCTCCCATCCAAGGATGCTCGACTCAAGACGCTGGGCACCTGTGGCTCCCATATCTGTGTTATTTTAGTTTCCTATACTCcagccttcttttcttttttcacccACAGGTTTGGGCACCATGTGGCTCCTCACATCCACATATTTGTGGCCAACATCTATCTTCTGATCCCACCCATGGTGAACCCTATCATCTATGGGGTAAGGACCAAGAAGATACGAAACAGGTTTCTTAAATTTTTCAGGTTTTCAAAGCCTCTGAACTAA